The Cucurbita pepo subsp. pepo cultivar mu-cu-16 chromosome LG08, ASM280686v2, whole genome shotgun sequence genome contains a region encoding:
- the LOC111800782 gene encoding uncharacterized protein LOC111800782 has translation MTMLPAHTPLSQLHPSRGCGAAHLMNAAPPLVSENYYYYYSHPYLIALHPPMADDDDSTTNTFNQQPSSNTDDGWLQLSIGRRRPPTTSNLVELDLLPGGGGDNPATASRDFLTPEAATTARSETGMQLFFGTPTSSNFVQQEINWAFRPMLAASSSSSFLPVGGRSPFIQFQSSGVQAGDAGPSSDVRIINPPRRPHSGIWFTLKALENQSKQPFLPQISKNYLRIKDEKMTVRLVMKYLVSKLHLDSESEIEIRCRGQEVEPFWTLQHVRDSIWTASSSSSDSLFTLLPHSSPTHHLMLLHYGRKP, from the exons ATGACAATGCTTCCTGCCCATACCCCTCTCTCCCAACTCCATCCTTCCCGCGGCTGCGGCGCCGCCCATCTCATGAATGCTGCTCCTCCGCTTGTTTCTGAAAATTATTACTATTACTATTCTCATCCTTATCTAATTGCTCTTCATCCTCCCATGGCGGATGATGATGACTCAACTACTAACACTTTTAATCAACAACCCTCTTCTAATACAGATGATGGGTGGCTTCAATTAAGTATCGGCCGCCGGAGACCTCCAACAACCTCCAATTTGGTCGAGCTCGATCTATTACCCGGCGGAGGAGGTGACAACCCCGCCACCGCCAGCCGGGATTTCTTAACCCCTGAAGCTGCTACGACAGCTCGGTCCGAGACGGGAATGCAGTTGTTTTTTGGAACTCCTACCTCTTCCAACTTTGTACAGCAAGAGATCAATTGGGCATTCAGGCCGATGTTGGCTGCGTCCtcgtcttcttcatttctACCGGTTGGCGGTCGGTCTCCGTTTATCCAATTCCAAAGCTCCGGGGTTCAGGCCGGCGATGCTGGGCCGAGCTCCGACGTCAGAATCATAAATCCTCCCCGGCGGCCCCATTCTGGTATTTGGTTTACATTAAAAGCCTTAGAAAATCa ATCAAAACAACCATTCTTgcctcaaatttcaaaaaattatctCAGAATCAA GGATGAAAAGATGACGGTTCGTTTGGTTATGAAATATTTGGTTTCCAAGCTGCATCTGGATAGCGAATCAGAg ATAGAGATAAGATGTAGAGGGCAAGAAGTGGAACCATTTTGGACATTGCAGCATGTAAGAGATAGCATTTGGacagcttcttcttcatcatcagaCTCACTCTTCACTTTGCTTCCTCACTCCTCACCCACACATCATCTAATGCTCCTTCACTATGGGAGAAAGCCTTAA